GCGTGCTGATGATCGGCTGGCCGTTCGTGGCGCAGATTACGCGCTAATTCCCAACCGCGTCCCCTCCCAACACCTTAGCCCCCGGCCAGCGGCCGGGGGTCGAACGAGCGTTCACACTCCAAAAAGCGTGAGCCTTCGCTCACCGCTTTCCCGCCGCAAACACATCGCTCACGTTCACGCGTAGCCCGTCCAACAACCGCGAAGAAGCCTCGTCGCTTGCCTTAAAGACGCCGTGAGTTTCATACTTGTCCGCGGCAAGCGTCATCACGCTAATCGTCCCCGCCTGCGGATCGACAATCCAGTACTCCGGAATGCCCGCACGCGCATAGTCGGCAAGCTTCTGCTCGTAGTCGCGTGCGTGACTCTGGGCATCGTCGCTGACGACTTCAACGACTAAGTCCGCCCCCTTGTAGTACTTGCGGTTGCTCTTGGCGTGATTCTCGGCCGACTGATAAATCAGATCAGGCTCGCGATACTGCCGATCTCGCGTCCAAACCGGCAGCGGTGCAAAGAGCACCACGCCCAGATCCTTGGGCTCGACGAACAGGCGGAACACGTCGAGCAGAAAGCGAACGATCAACTGATGTTCGATCGTCGGCATGGGCAAAACCTCAACGAAGCCATCGGAGTACTCGATGAGTTGGTTCGACGACAAAGCGAGGTCGAGGTATTCCTGCTCGTCCCAATACCCCTGCCCAGGGTATAGCAGCGCGATGCTCCACGCCGGCTCGCCGAGCACGGGAGCAGAGAACTGCGGTGATGGTGGAACGGTCGCCATAGGATGCTCCAACGCGACGCCCCTCGCCGCCGCCGGTTCATTATACCACAGCGACCGCGTGGGCTAATCCAGCCAATCCTGATCCCGCAGCCGCGCCGGCACGTACTCTTCCGTCACGTAGCTGATATCCTTCGAAATCAGCGACTCGACTTCAAGCTTGAAGTCGTTCGACAGCATCTTCTTGATCTCCGTCTGCCATTTCGGCTTCTTCTCGAACCACGGGTACTGCGCTACCTGCTTCGCCCGTTTGCGGTCGGTGTCGTTGAGCGAAATCTTCACGCTGTCTGAAAGTTGGCAGCGCTCGAAGTCGATGCTCCGCAGACCGAGGTACTTTGCTTCGGGGATCGCCATCCGCTGCGACTCGAACGCGAGGTTGATCGAGCCCTGCTTGATGACGCTGTAGATGTAGTACCCCCACGGGTCGTTATCGAGCACGCAATAGAGCGGCAGTTCCAACTCGTTGTGCAACCGGTGCAGCATCCGTCGCACGCCGCGCGGCGGTTGGCCGGCGCCGTGAGTCAGAATACAGTTGTGCTTCTCCCAGAAGCGGTCCTCATTGAACCGCTGCCAGACCGTACCCTTTTCAACGTGCAGGATGAACTTCGCGGTGCAGCGTTTTTTGTCGAAGACGATGACATCGGGCTCGACAATCGACGGAATCGCGTAACCACCCGATCCCATGCGAGCGCAATTGATCTCGTCCCCCTTGTCGGTGAGAGTGATAGCCCCCACCATCGCTCCACGATTCTCCGCGTACAAATGCAACTCTTCGCGAATCGAGGAGAGGAGCACTTCGACGTCTTCGATAATCGTGTCGCACTCGCCCTGTTCGTCGAAGGTGTTTTCTTTTACGCCTTCGATCGTGTGCTTGAGCATGTAGAAGAGTCCCCGCAAGCTGGTGCTCTTCCCTTGGTCGATCAGCTTCTTGCAGCCGCTGGTGACCAGCATCGTCCGCATGTAGGCCTTCGCCTGCGAGAGATCAAAGAGCTGCCGCCGATTGGTGGCGTTGCCCATCTCGAGGATCTTCTTCTTGGGCGAATACTTCACGTTCGCCAAGGTCCGCGACGGGATGTCGACAAACGGATCCTTCCGGTTGTTCGCAGCGGTAACGACGCGATCCGCAAGCCCCGTGAGCCGCTCGGCCGTCTTCTCGTCGCGCGGCGAAAGCTTGACTTTGGGGGCCTTCGCAACAGTGGTCGGTTTCTTCTTGGCCATCTCTTCTCTTTCAATCCAATGCAGATCTCACGCAAAGGCGCGAAGGCGCAAAGGAGAATAGCAACAGTGGTGGTATTTTCTTTGCGCCTTCGCGCCTTTGCGTGAGACTACTCTTCAGAAGTAGCAGCCGCCGCCGGAGTGCGTTTAATCGCCGCCGCATGGCTCGCCGGATCGACGATGATCACATTGTCGCCGTAGTCAGTCTCTTCCGTCGGCTCTTTAATCTTCCGCCCGCGGTCGTCGAGCTTCATATCCGCGTCGGCGGTCACCCGTTTCGCGACAGTGACGAGCTGGCCGTATAAGTTGTCGCGATCAACGCCGTTCAGCTCGTGCACCGCCGTGGCGACTTCCTTCAAATACCGCATGAAGATGTCACGCCGATCGCCCTGCTGCTTCACCCGCATCCGCTTGCGGACGTACATGCCAAGCTTTCGACCCACTGCCTGCAAGCCGAGGCGAATCTCCTTTTGAATCTCCGGGTAGCTCGCGATTGCTTCCTTCGATTCGCTGGTAAACGGCACCCACACGCTGGCGATGTGGACCATGATGTAAACCGGCCCCTTCGGCATGCCGCCGCGGGATTGGCTCAGGCCGTAGCTCCGCCAGTTGGTGCTGGTGATCGTCTGCGTGATCGCACACGCCGCTTGTTGGAACTGCAACGGCACGCGATTGGCGTAACGCATCACTTCCATCGTTTGGCCTTCGGCG
This sequence is a window from Lacipirellula parvula. Protein-coding genes within it:
- a CDS encoding DNA topoisomerase IV subunit A codes for the protein MAKKKPTTVAKAPKVKLSPRDEKTAERLTGLADRVVTAANNRKDPFVDIPSRTLANVKYSPKKKILEMGNATNRRQLFDLSQAKAYMRTMLVTSGCKKLIDQGKSTSLRGLFYMLKHTIEGVKENTFDEQGECDTIIEDVEVLLSSIREELHLYAENRGAMVGAITLTDKGDEINCARMGSGGYAIPSIVEPDVIVFDKKRCTAKFILHVEKGTVWQRFNEDRFWEKHNCILTHGAGQPPRGVRRMLHRLHNELELPLYCVLDNDPWGYYIYSVIKQGSINLAFESQRMAIPEAKYLGLRSIDFERCQLSDSVKISLNDTDRKRAKQVAQYPWFEKKPKWQTEIKKMLSNDFKLEVESLISKDISYVTEEYVPARLRDQDWLD
- a CDS encoding Uma2 family endonuclease, coding for MATVPPSPQFSAPVLGEPAWSIALLYPGQGYWDEQEYLDLALSSNQLIEYSDGFVEVLPMPTIEHQLIVRFLLDVFRLFVEPKDLGVVLFAPLPVWTRDRQYREPDLIYQSAENHAKSNRKYYKGADLVVEVVSDDAQSHARDYEQKLADYARAGIPEYWIVDPQAGTISVMTLAADKYETHGVFKASDEASSRLLDGLRVNVSDVFAAGKR